From Planococcus halocryophilus, the proteins below share one genomic window:
- a CDS encoding sugar ABC transporter permease has translation MNLFTEAKSIVKANIRDYGMYIALIVIMLTFTIRTDGLFISSRNISNLLDSAGYIAVLAVGMTLVIVIRHIDLSVGFVAGFLGAVAAIFMTQLGFSMWITIPVILLLGILVGCFNGFLIAQLGIPSFVATLAGMLIFRGALLNVTEDTGTIIINNDQFNAIGNGFIPSLMLVNGLHLLSLLVGVAAIILYVYSEISTRKNKMIYGFDVMSSGVFLMKLALVSSVIAYITWILAGYNGFSWTMVIMLMVVVIYHFLTTKTVLGRNIYAVGSNPEAAHLSGINVKRITYIVFGSMGMLAALSGLLFTSRLQSATTTAGTLFELDAIAAAYVGGVSAAGGVGRVTGAIIGAVVMASLSSGMNLLGTGISYQYMIRGGVLAVAVIFDVMTRRQRA, from the coding sequence ATGAATCTTTTTACGGAAGCTAAATCCATCGTAAAAGCAAATATCCGCGATTACGGTATGTATATCGCATTGATCGTCATCATGCTGACATTTACTATCCGAACAGACGGGCTGTTTATTTCTTCACGGAATATTAGCAATTTGTTGGACTCGGCAGGCTATATTGCCGTGCTGGCTGTGGGGATGACCTTAGTCATCGTTATTCGCCACATCGATTTATCGGTTGGCTTTGTTGCCGGCTTTTTAGGAGCAGTTGCAGCAATCTTTATGACACAGCTCGGCTTTTCAATGTGGATTACCATTCCGGTCATTCTGTTACTCGGCATTCTAGTTGGGTGTTTCAATGGATTTCTAATTGCTCAGCTGGGCATTCCTTCTTTTGTAGCGACGCTTGCCGGCATGCTCATTTTCCGGGGAGCATTGCTGAATGTGACTGAAGACACTGGAACCATTATCATCAATAACGATCAATTTAATGCAATCGGCAACGGGTTTATTCCTTCACTGATGCTGGTTAATGGACTTCATCTTTTATCTTTATTGGTGGGTGTTGCTGCGATTATCCTGTATGTTTACAGTGAAATTTCTACGCGTAAAAACAAAATGATTTACGGCTTTGATGTGATGTCGAGTGGTGTTTTCCTGATGAAACTAGCACTAGTTTCATCGGTTATTGCCTACATTACTTGGATTTTGGCCGGATATAATGGATTTTCATGGACTATGGTCATCATGTTGATGGTAGTTGTTATTTATCATTTTTTGACCACAAAAACTGTTTTAGGACGCAATATTTATGCAGTGGGAAGCAATCCTGAAGCGGCTCATTTGAGTGGGATTAATGTGAAACGAATTACTTATATCGTTTTTGGGTCTATGGGCATGCTTGCTGCTTTATCGGGCTTGTTGTTTACATCCCGTTTGCAATCGGCAACCACTACAGCCGGAACGTTGTTCGAACTTGACGCCATTGCGGCGGCTTATGTTGGCGGTGTTTCAGCGGCAGGTGGAGTAGGGCGTGTCACAGGCGCCATTATCGGGGCTGTTGTAATGGCTTCTTTATCAAGTGGGATGAACCTTTTAGGTACAGGGATTTCCTACCAATACATGATTCGTGGCGGCGTCTTGGCTGTTGCAGTTATTTTCGATGTCATGACCCGCAGACAGCGCGCTTGA
- a CDS encoding sugar ABC transporter substrate-binding protein, which yields MRKKVIVVLCSLCVILGFFTLWSAKGAFRSDWQLPAAIPADKERYRLVLITQELETPFWNKVGTGAMTQAAYEQVSLAVWGSYGNNREDFLKQIEIALHSKVDGVIVQGLDTEEFKQLTREKAAFYGIPVIIIANDVPVEESLRKTFVGSDHYQAGKMLAEQLVKDMPAGGQTVLLGDSEQEYSQQQRLQGVTEILAKHDEISTVYVESGKSDEDIIAVTQNALNQNPGVQAFIALNANHVGPMMKEIGRRAELEPYHLYSFDDGAETASLLEQGKLDAMIQQSPEQMGEKSVELMMKWLRNEVVPLDSGGYITDIRIVKGAVAQP from the coding sequence GTGAGAAAAAAAGTGATTGTGGTTCTTTGTTCTCTTTGTGTGATCCTTGGTTTTTTCACTCTATGGTCGGCAAAGGGAGCTTTTCGGTCCGATTGGCAATTGCCCGCCGCGATTCCTGCAGATAAAGAAAGATACCGTCTAGTATTAATTACACAAGAACTGGAAACTCCTTTTTGGAACAAAGTTGGTACAGGTGCTATGACACAAGCAGCGTATGAGCAAGTGAGTTTGGCTGTGTGGGGAAGTTATGGCAACAACCGTGAAGATTTTTTGAAACAAATTGAAATCGCGCTTCATTCCAAAGTGGATGGAGTAATTGTTCAAGGCTTGGATACCGAAGAATTCAAGCAATTGACGAGAGAGAAAGCCGCGTTTTACGGCATTCCGGTGATTATCATAGCCAATGACGTACCAGTTGAAGAAAGTTTACGAAAAACCTTCGTGGGGTCGGATCATTACCAAGCAGGCAAAATGTTGGCGGAGCAATTGGTCAAGGACATGCCAGCAGGAGGACAGACCGTCTTATTGGGTGACAGTGAACAAGAATACAGCCAACAGCAGCGACTGCAAGGTGTCACTGAAATTTTGGCGAAGCATGACGAAATCTCAACCGTATACGTGGAAAGCGGAAAATCGGATGAAGATATTATTGCAGTCACTCAAAATGCACTTAACCAAAACCCAGGGGTTCAAGCATTTATCGCATTGAACGCTAATCATGTCGGACCAATGATGAAAGAAATCGGCCGACGCGCTGAGCTCGAGCCGTACCATCTATATTCATTTGACGATGGCGCCGAGACGGCTTCCTTGCTAGAGCAAGGGAAATTGGATGCCATGATTCAGCAGTCTCCTGAACAAATGGGGGAGAAAAGCGTGGAGCTCATGATGAAATGGTTACGAAATGAAGTGGTGCCATTGGACTCTGGTGGATATATTACAGATATCCGGATTGTGAA